The Hymenobacter sp. DG25A nucleotide sequence CTTATTGTGCTGCATCAGTAAATCGGTAATGAGATACTGCCCAAGGTGCGCGCCGGCTTCGTAAGCCGGTGGCAGAGGAGTTATTTCCGCTTCGCCCTCTTTTCGCACAACTTCCAGCCGGTGCAGGTCTTTCAGAAATTTGGCTACCAATGGCTCCACTACGGCCGTACTGGCGCCCTCAATCAGAGCTTGCAGGCCGCTAACCAACTCCTGAGCCGTTTTAGGTTTATCCAGAAGGCCGATGAAAGTGGCAATTGTCCGGTTTATTTTATACTCGTGTTTAAATGTTTCGATATAAAATTCCTCTTCGTGTTCCAGCACGCTAACTCCTTGCGAAAGGTAGAATCGTTGGTCTATCATAAAAGCAGAAGATTGGAAGATAATTGTAATTGAAGCGGCATAAGCAACCCTGGCAGCTACTGCTGCTCATCGTCAGACAATTGGGAAGTAGTAGCGGAAAAGTGGCCCGGGCGCAAGCCTATAAGCCCCACCGTTGCGCAAGTCTGCGCAGCACTAATTTTGATTCCTCGCTGGGCTTATATTTTTCTATTCTTTCCTAAAGTACGTTTATATAATATGGGGTCTACTTAATTCATCCAGCTCAAGGAAAATTAAACAAAAGCTGAAAAGACAGAATTACGCTGGACTCTCCAGCTTTTGTTTAATTACCAAAACAAAACACACCTTATAATGATCAATAATTACCAACACCCTCATGCCATATCTTTAGTCAGGCAGCATTAGGGCATTGCTCCGAACTTAGCAATGGCGACGACGACGACGGTGGCTGCTTGAGCTAGTGGTGGAGCTAGAGCTAGAGCTCTTGCTATGCCAGCGGCGGCGACGATGGCCGCCAACAATTAACTCTACTTCCTGCACTTGCAACTCAGACACGAGGTTTTCTAAAGTAAGCATGGTTATTAGGGTTAAGTAGGTGAAAAAAATATTTTGGCAGCTGCGTCTGCTAAGATACAGAAGCCAGAGTTGAAATTTCTAATTTTTATAAACATGTTTATTTAATTTATAATTATTCCAATTAAATTTAATATAAATTAAGTATTATTTTATATGATTTTACTTAGTAAGTATTACACAAAGCTTTTAAAGCAAACCTTAAATCCGCCGTTATAGATTAAAGAATATAGCAGAATTAGTCGAGCTTTAATTATTTTTAAATTATTAATATAAGATATGTTTTTATAAAGTTTTTAGATTTTAAATTCCCGAAATTTTATAAAATCTCAACAATTATTTTTGTTTCATTAGGCAATCAAAGATTTAGTTAAATTATTGCCGCGTTAATTATTAAATCAGTCTGATTCACAAAGACTTGCACCCACTTACCAATGTGTATCACAGTCACCAGCAGGATGCAGCTTTATAATAGCCCAACAGGCTCCTCTGTCAATCAGCGGCCTTGGATGCCTGGGTAGAGTTCAGTTACAATATCACTCTGTACAAACTCCTTGGTGCGCACATTCATCATACTTAAGCGGCCGGAAAAGCCGGCGCCCTGATCCAGGTTCCACACGTTGGCCCGCTGACAGGGCACCTGGCTCCAGCTCCAGGTAGGTGTATGGCCGATAAAGCATTCTTCGTATCCCAGGGCCTCCTGCTCCTCCCTCCACAGCCTCCGCGACCAAACCAGGTCATAAGGGTCCTGCGCCCCAATAGGCTCAGCCGGATCGTAGCCGGCATGCACGTAGAGGTTGTTATGCTCGTCTTCGAAGTAAGGCCGCTGCTCGCCAAAGAAAGCGGAAAAGTGGCGCCCCAGGTCCTCCTTTGGCCGCTGCTGATACGCCTCCAGAGTAGCCTGCCCCCCCTGCCGATACCACGCTTTGTTGACGGCCTCTACCGGCGGCTGAGTGGCCAGCCACTCAGCCGCCCACCAGTCGTGGTTGCCCTGCAGCCAAATGCTGTTAGGAATACTGAGCAGCCGCTCCACGCAAGCCGGCGTTTCAGGCCAGCCGTCCGCCACATCTCCCAGCTGGATCAGACGGTCAATGCCCAGACGAAAAGGGCTGCGGTCCAGCACCTGTTGTAGGGCCCGATAAGCACCATGTATGTCCCCTATCACATACGTTTCCATGCTTATCTGTACGGTATTACAGAAAAAGCGGGTACCAGTATCGGAGAGGCTTTAAGCCGGGATTATTGTTTCATGCTGCTTAAGGGCAAGGCACTGCTTCTCGGGGTATACAGCTGCCTGCTCCTTTTGCACGGTGCTTTCCTTTGACTTCTTGCAACGTATATGCTGAAGCTTTTACCACCACCCTTCCCTATCGCGCAGGCTGGAAATGTGCGCCAGGTGGTGCCGCCCGTGCCAGGCATACATGGCCAGAGCCTGATCCAAGGTGAATTCCTTTTGGGAGCCGGGATGGTAGAAGCAGCGGGCCCACTGCTCCTCAGTTAGCTGGCGCAGGAGCGTAGTCCAGCGTGAGTGCAGGGCATTCAGCAGGGACAGGGATACGCCTACGGAGGTGGCCGCTACATCTGGCAGCTCCGACCAGGCACCTTCATCATAGGGCTTAATAGTGGGCACATCTTCGGTGAGAGCCAGCCGGAAACGCATATAAGCATTCATGTGGGAATCGGGCAGGTGGTGCAGTACCTGGCGCACCGTCCAGCCTCCCGGGCGGTACGGGGTATTCAGCTGTTCCGGCGTCAGGCCAGCGGCGGCGGCGCGTACCTGGTCGGGCAGCATAGCTAGTTGGGCCATCAGAGCCATGCGGGCGCCTGAGGAAAGCGGGCCGGCAGGTAGTTCTGCCTGGCCAATAGGATAGCGAAGGTCGGTTTCAGACATAAGCGAAAGAACAGTTGCGGGCGGTAAGTTACAAGGTTGCCTCAAGATGGGAATCAACCTAAAACAGCAATGGCTTCCTCTATAGGAAGCCATTGCCGGGAAATGCAGGAAGCCTATTAGTCTTTCCGCTTATTGAGTTCGTCGCGAATTTTAGCGGCTTTTTCGTAGTCTTCTTTCTCGAGGGCCTGGGCCAGCATTTTAGTCAGCTCATCCAGAGAAACCTGCCCGGTGGGCTCACGCGGCTCCGTGGGGGTAGGCCGGGTGCCGGTGTCATCGTCCTCATCCTCGTCGTCCTCATCCGTATCCTCGCCGGTTTCGTCGAGGTCAGAAAGGATAATCCCGGCTTCGCTCAGCACGCTTTCTACGGTGTAAATCGGCACGCCGAAACGCAGACCAATGGCAATGGCATCAGAAGGGCGGGCGTCCAGCTCAAAGGTACTGGCCCCATCAGAGCACACAATCTTGGAGTAGAATACGCCTTCCTTCAGGTCAGATATCACTACTTCCAGAATAACCACGTGCACGTGCTCGGCAAACGACTTAAACAAATCGTGGGTGAGCGGGCGGTTGGGGCTGATTTTCTCTATCTGGATAGCAATACTCTGGGCTTCAAACATGCCGATGATAATCGGCAGCCGCCGGTTGCCGGTCTTCTCCCCCAGAATAAGGGCAAACGAGCCGGATTGCGACTGGCTGGAGGAAAGGCCCAGAATTTCGAGCTGTATTTTTTTCAAGGTTGTTGGGGTCTTGAGGACGTAGGGTCTTAAGGATGTGGGGGCAGGCCTGAGTAGATGATACGTGCAAAGAAAAGAAAGGCTCCGCCCCTGTACTAACAAAACCTGAAAAAGACTTAGGGCCCTGGGAAAACCCGTTTACTTAGAAACAGGTTTTTCCCAAGACCCTAAACTCCTAAAACCTAGCCCAGCTCTTTAACAGCCTGGGTCAGTTTGGGCAGAACATCGAATACGTCGCCTACAATGCCATAATCAGCGGCTTTGAAGAACGGGGCTTCGGGGTCTTTGTTGATAACCACAATTACCTTGCTGGAGTTTACCCCGGCTAGGTGCTGAATAGCGCCCGAAATACCGCAGGCAATGTACAGGTTGGGCGAAACGGTGATGCCCGTCTGGCCCACGTGCTCGTGGTGAGGGCGCCAGTCTACGTCGGAAACCGGCTTGGAGCAGGCAGTAGCCGCTCCCAAGGCCTTGGCTAGGTCCTCAATGAGGTGCCAGTTTTCGGGGCCCTTCATGCCGCGGCCACCGGATACCACACGGTCCGCTTCGGGCAGCAGAATGCCGCCGGCCTGGTCCTGCATGATTACCTGCTTGGGCGCATCGGCAAAGTCAGCATCGGAAAGCTGGGCCGAGAACGATACAACCGGAGCGGTTTTACCGGCTTCGTGCAGCGGCTCAATAGAGTTTTTCTTAACGGCAATAATTTTCCGCTCACCCTGCAGGGTAACGTCGGCAAAGGCTTTGCCCGAGAAGGCGCCGCGCTTTACCAGGAACTGACCACCATTGATCTGGGGCAGCTCTACCACGTTGGTAGCCAGGCTGGCCTGCAACCGCACCGACAGGCGCGAGCCAACGGCCGCGCCAATGTTGGAGTTAGCCAGGATAATTACTTTGGCGTCTTCCTGCTGCGCGGCGGCGGCAATGAGCTTGGTGTAAGCACCATTCACGAAATCCTTCAGGCGGGGCTCGGCGTCATACAGCACTTTGCTGATGCCTTGCTCTCCCAGCTTGGCCAGATTGGCTTCGGTAGCCTCACCTACGGCAATGGCCGTGGCGGAAGTACCGAGCATCTGGGCTACCTGGCTCCCGTAAGAAGCCACTTCCAGCGAAGATTTTTTCACTTCGCCGTTATCACATTCTACTACTACGAGTACGGACATATTTCCTGGAATTATGAATTCATCCTTCTGAAGCCATTGTTCAGTTTCAATAGTTAAACCAACTGACTTACAGCAAGTTTAACAATAGAAAGAGGCCAAACTTCAAAATTTATAATTCGAAGTTTAGATGACTTTGGCTTCGTTGCGGAGGAGCTTGATCAGGTCGCCGGCACTTTCAGCGGGGATAAGCTTTACGCCTTGCTTCTTGGGGGGCAGCGCATACTCGGCTACCTCGGTGCGGGCACCTTCGCCTACGGGCTCAATAACCTTCAGGGGCTTGGTGCGGGCCGTCATGATACCGCGCATGTTGGGAATGCGGGGCTCACACATGGGCTGCTGGCACGAGGCCACGAAAGGCGTATTTACCTCCACAATTTCTTTGCCGCCTTCAATTTCGCGCTCCAGCGTGGCGGTGTTGCCGTTCATATCCAGCTTCATGGCCGGGGCTACGGTGGGGATGCCCAGCATCTCACCTACCATGCCGTGCACCTGGAAGCCGTTGTAGTCGATGCTTTCCTTACCCATCAGAATAACATCGTAGCCGCCTTCTTTGGCTACGCTGGCAATCTGCTGCGCCACGAAATAAGCATCCTTGGGATGAGCATTCACGCGGATGGCGTCGTCGGCCCCAATGGCCAGCGCCTTGCGGATATTGGGCTCGGTATCGGCCTCGCCTACGTTCAGCACGGTTACGGTGCCGCTGCCCTGCGCTTCTTTGAGCTCAATGGCACGGGTGAGGGCATATTCATCCCAAGGGTTAATCACGAATTGCACCCCTGCTTTGTTGAATTCCTTGTTATCGGGGGTGAAGGTGATTTTGGTGGTCGTGTCGGGGACGTTGCTGATGCAAACGAGAAACTTCATCTACGGCTGCTTATATGGAGGGATAACTACGGGAAAACCCCAAATTTGGGGCGAAGATACTGAAAACTCACTCCCTATGGAAACCGCGTCAAGCCGCCTGCAGCAACTCCTCGCCTTTTATCAGGACGACCCCAACGACCCTTTCACGATATACGCGCTGGCCACGGAGTATCGCCCCACTGATCCACAGAAAGCGCTGGGCTTCTACCAGAAACTACTGGATGAGCACCCGGATTATGTGGGTACGTATTATCACGCCGGTAAGCTGCTGGAGCAGCTGGAAAAGCCGGAAGAAGCTGAAAAGGTTTACCGCCTGGGCCTGCAGGTAAGCCGCCGCGCCGGCCAGCTGCATGCCGCCAGCGAGCTGCAGGGCGCCCTGAACCACGTACTGGGCCTGGATTACGAAGACGACTAAGCCCGACTTAAAAAACTGCTTTCGCCCAGGCTACGGCGGCGGCGGGGGTAGCGGCAAAGGCATCGGCCCCGGTAGTTTTCCAAAGCTCCGGGTCGGTGCTGAACGCGGCGCCGCCTACCAGCACCTTTATTTGGCTGAGCTGCAGGTTTTGCTGCTTGGCAGCTACCAGCTCACGCACTACGGGAATGTGCTGCGGCATGGAGGCCGCCATAGCCAGCAAATCGGGCTGCAGATCCTGCAGCAGGTGCAGCAGGCTTTCCGTGGGCGTGTTTACACCCAGGTAGTAGATTTTCCAGCCTTCCATCTCCAGATAGTCGGCAATGATGCGGGCGCCCATGCCGTGCAGGTCGCCGGCTACGGTGGTCACTACGGCCATGCGGCCGTTGCGGGGCAGCATTTGCCGGAACTGGTAGAGCTGCGCGGCCGCCAGCTCGGTGGTGGCTGTGCAAAAATGCTCCTGTGCTATATTAATGGTGCGGTTGTGCCACCGCTCCCCTACTTCCCACTGCACGGGCACAAACACGTGCTCATAAATGGTATGAATATCGGTGCCGCGGCGGGCTTCTTCTACAATCAGCTGAATGGCGGCCTGCCGGTCGGCGGCCATCAGGGCCGCCAGGTAGCGTTGGGCCAGCCCGCCCAGCGGATTATCAGCCATGGGAAAGGTTACCTGCGTCTGCTCTACCAATGGCAATGACTCACTCAGGTAGCCAATGGCATCGTTCAGGTATTTGGCAGCCAGGATATAGGCCGTAATGGGCAGGCGCTGGGAAAGCACCTGTTTCAGGGCAACCAGCTGCGAAGTCAGCTCCTGGTCGCGGGCGGGGCTACTGTCCTGCTTGCGCAATTGTTCGATATGGGTATCAAACAACGGCGCACTATCCATCTGAATGGCCAGGGCCAGCGGGTAAATCTGATTCTGGATTTCGGTCAGCTTCTCGGCTTCATCTAATGTAGCACTACCATTGGCGGCCACCTGATAGGCACGAAGGGCAGTGTGGGCTACTTCATCGGTAGTCTCGATGAGGGTACGGGCAGTTTTTTGGGCAAGCTTGGCACTCATGCGGCGAAAATTACGAAATCATTGCGTTTCCCAAAACCTGTACAAACCATATTAATATTCCTATAATCACATCTAATTCCTTTCTAAGCCTTGCTTTTGCGGGCAGTTTCCTCTCCTCTTCAGGCTCTTAAAGACAGGTACGGCTAAATCACCGGAATAGTCTTGGCTTTATGATTTTTAAGATTCAATAACGGCCCAAGGAATACGTAAAGATTTAGGAGTCAGTTATGCAGCCATGTTTCCATACGCGGCAGATAAAAGGCCGGAGAACCTTAATCAGATTTCCGAAAATTATGATTGGCTGTCCGAGCCCAGCCTCCCTTTGTTCCGCTACTCGGCTCATTGAATCTGCCCATTTGAGAAGCTTCAGGGGCTGATGCTTTTCAGCAATTACCCCCGGATGCATCATCTTTAATTCATTGACATTAAAATCATTACTATGTATCTTATACAACCGCCCGGGCAGCATACCTTCCTGCCTTGGCGGCAGCACATGCAACCCTTCAATTATCAGCAGGCCCACAACTTTGTTAATACGTGGCTGGCAACTCACCCCGACCGGCTTCGCTACCAGCGCAATGACCCCGCGCTGTTGCGCAACTGGTGCGAGGCCGCCGAGCGCCGCCTGCTTACGGGCATCCCCGACGATGCGGAATTTATTCTGCAGCGTTTCGCCAACAAAGCGGAGTCCTCCAGCATGTAGCCGGCAGCTGGTGCTTAGTGGTGCTGTTGTTCCTCACTGCAGGGTGCAGTCGGGAATAACAGCTTTTTTTTGGAGCAAAATATGCTGGGAATTGAGCACGAAGGATCTGAAAAAAAGTGCTTCAGTTTGCAACCTTGCTCTTGGTTAAGACGTAAAGCCAAAGTTTTGCGCAGGCCAAACTGAACTTTAGGAGCAGTTTGGTTGTCCCGTTTCCATGCGTAAGACCATTCTGCTGGGGCTGGCCGTGCTGACAGGCACCGCTACCCGCACCTTGGCCCAAACATCGGGCGACGAATTAACTGACTCGCCATTCGTGCGAAACATCCGCCCTGACCGGCCGGGTGTCACCATCACCACTAACATGCTCTACCCGGGCCAGGTGCAGCTGGATGCCGGCATGAGTCAGCTACCAGCTACCGGTAGGTTTGGGGCCAGACGGACCATGTCTTCGGCCACACTGCGGGTGGGCTTCTTCAACCACATCGAGCTTCGGGCCACGCAGAACTATCTGCATGCCCAGCCCCGGCCCTCTACCCTGGAAACCCCCACTACACTCGCGGTAGCTGGCTTTGCCCCGCTAACGGTAGGCGCTAAGTTTTTGGCCTCTACCGTGCAGAATGCCCGCTCACAGGTAGTAGTGCTGGCCGAGATGACGCTTCGTAACGGCGACGCGTCTTTTCCCGCCAAAACCTATGAGCCTTCCGCACGCCTGCTGATTTCACAGATGATTGGGGACCGGTATGGCCTGGAGGGCAACTTTGGGTTTACCCAAAAAGGGTTTAGGGCCGCTGACACCAAACGCGGACAATACCTGGGGTCCCTGGCGCTGAACGGGCCTTTAAGCAACCATTTTGGCTTCTTTTCGGAAGCCTATGTGCTGGGCCGTCAAACCTGGCAGCCAGGCGTAACAACAGGGGTGTATTGGCGCCCGGTGCCTGGTTTCCGGGTAGATGCCAACGCCGGACATCAGTTTAACGCCCCCGGTGGCGGCCTGCAATTAGGGGCGGGCGTAAGCCTACGCCTACCTAACTAGCTCATTCACTTATTTTTGCGCTCATTCCTGCTCCCAGGGGTTCTTGAATAAGAACCCCTGGGATTTTTTTATTTTTATAGTTTTTATAAAAATAATTCTTCTTTAAAGACTAATTGTTAGGAAATAGCCGACAGCATCCCTAGTTTTGTTTTATCAATTCTATAATAGTTAATAAAGTCAGCAATGAAGAATATTTACCGTCTCCTATTACTATTCTCACTCCTTTTAGCAGCGCACGCTACCCTGCGGGCCCAGTCTAAACACGACAACCCCTCCCGTACCGTTACCGGCCTCGGCGACCCTGAGCCCGCTATGCCCCGGATTTTCACTAATTCTATTGCCGGGGTTAAGCCGGAGACGCTGCTCGAAGGAGGTTTATCCGACAGCAGTGAAAGCCTACCCATACGGGAGCAAATGCAGGCTACCGAAAGAAAAGATACGCCGGATTCTACCCCGGCCGGCAGTCAGCCCGGGATACCTCGCTAGGCCGTTCAGGGTCAGGGCTTAGCGTACGATACTGCCCGCGTTGGTAATGCGCGTGGGCGTATCCTGCCCGGCTACTATACTGGTGGCACTTTGGGCAATGGCTGAAATAACAGCCGCCATGTTGTTCAGGTCCAAGCTTTCTACTTCATCATCTACGGTGTGGTAGAGCTTATCGGTCGGAATCTGGTCGGTGCTGATGGTATGGGCCGGCACGCCCAGACGGGCCAGGGTGGCATTATCGGAGCGGTAAAATAGCTGCTGCTCGGGGTATGGGTCGGGCTCGAAGCGGAAAGGACTGCCGGCCAGATTGCGCTGCAGGATTTTGCCAAAGTCCGACTTATCGTATCCCGTTATAAACGCCGTTTTAGGGCCAAACTTGGCGGGCTTGCCTATCATTTCAATGTTGAACATGGCGGCCACCTTTTGGGGCGGAAGCTGCCGGGAGAAGTATTGCGAGCCAAAGCCGCCTATTTCCTCGGCGGTGAAGGCAACAAACACCAGCGTACGGGCATTGTCATTTCGCTTCTTGAAATATTCGGCCAGGGCTACCACGGCGGAGGTACCGCTGGCATCGTCATCGGCCCCATTGGCAATAGAGTCGCCGGCTACGGCGGGTAAAAAACCCAGGTGGTCATAGTGTGCGGAGAATACTACAGTTTCATCGGCCCGCTCCGGGTTCAGGCCCGGCAAAACGCCTACCACGTTGCGCATCTCCACGGGCCGCACCGTAGTATTAGCGGCAACCCGGTAGTGAATAGGGTTGTTGCCTACGGCTACCACCGCCAGCACCGTAGAAAACGGCCCTGGCTTTTGTGACTGCAGCTGACCGCCTTTCAGATGACGACTAAGCTTCTTAAAGGATTCTTCGTGGGCCGGGTCTATGAAGACAACGGTGTTTTCGGTGGGCTCCAGCAGGGGCCGAATTGCTTTACTAAAATTAGCCTCTGCCCCCAGCACAATAACGCGGGGCGCGGGGTCATCATCCTCGGCCCAGTTCAGGTGGGGCTGGCCGGAAACCAGCACCGTTTTTTCCTTGGCCACCGGCACGTTGTTCAGTAGCACATAAAGCGCAGTGGTGCGGGTTTCGTAGGCCGTAAAGGTTTGCTCGAAGGTGGTAAGGCCGGGAAATTTTTCTATGCCAATCCGGGTGAACTCAGCAGCCAGAAATTT carries:
- a CDS encoding bifunctional nuclease family protein, which codes for MKKIQLEILGLSSSQSQSGSFALILGEKTGNRRLPIIIGMFEAQSIAIQIEKISPNRPLTHDLFKSFAEHVHVVILEVVISDLKEGVFYSKIVCSDGASTFELDARPSDAIAIGLRFGVPIYTVESVLSEAGIILSDLDETGEDTDEDDEDEDDDTGTRPTPTEPREPTGQVSLDELTKMLAQALEKEDYEKAAKIRDELNKRKD
- a CDS encoding metallophosphoesterase; translated protein: MIGDIHGAYRALQQVLDRSPFRLGIDRLIQLGDVADGWPETPACVERLLSIPNSIWLQGNHDWWAAEWLATQPPVEAVNKAWYRQGGQATLEAYQQRPKEDLGRHFSAFFGEQRPYFEDEHNNLYVHAGYDPAEPIGAQDPYDLVWSRRLWREEQEALGYEECFIGHTPTWSWSQVPCQRANVWNLDQGAGFSGRLSMMNVRTKEFVQSDIVTELYPGIQGR
- a CDS encoding electron transfer flavoprotein subunit alpha/FixB family protein, with the translated sequence MSVLVVVECDNGEVKKSSLEVASYGSQVAQMLGTSATAIAVGEATEANLAKLGEQGISKVLYDAEPRLKDFVNGAYTKLIAAAAQQEDAKVIILANSNIGAAVGSRLSVRLQASLATNVVELPQINGGQFLVKRGAFSGKAFADVTLQGERKIIAVKKNSIEPLHEAGKTAPVVSFSAQLSDADFADAPKQVIMQDQAGGILLPEADRVVSGGRGMKGPENWHLIEDLAKALGAATACSKPVSDVDWRPHHEHVGQTGITVSPNLYIACGISGAIQHLAGVNSSKVIVVINKDPEAPFFKAADYGIVGDVFDVLPKLTQAVKELG
- a CDS encoding M20/M25/M40 family metallo-hydrolase gives rise to the protein MKSIIFILVFACSAFTGLGQKKTKAGEAAVISAATVERVAKTLSADAMQGRSGQIGGVLAAKFLAAEFTRIGIEKFPGLTTFEQTFTAYETRTTALYVLLNNVPVAKEKTVLVSGQPHLNWAEDDDPAPRVIVLGAEANFSKAIRPLLEPTENTVVFIDPAHEESFKKLSRHLKGGQLQSQKPGPFSTVLAVVAVGNNPIHYRVAANTTVRPVEMRNVVGVLPGLNPERADETVVFSAHYDHLGFLPAVAGDSIANGADDDASGTSAVVALAEYFKKRNDNARTLVFVAFTAEEIGGFGSQYFSRQLPPQKVAAMFNIEMIGKPAKFGPKTAFITGYDKSDFGKILQRNLAGSPFRFEPDPYPEQQLFYRSDNATLARLGVPAHTISTDQIPTDKLYHTVDDEVESLDLNNMAAVISAIAQSATSIVAGQDTPTRITNAGSIVR
- a CDS encoding B12-binding domain-containing protein, which gives rise to MSAKLAQKTARTLIETTDEVAHTALRAYQVAANGSATLDEAEKLTEIQNQIYPLALAIQMDSAPLFDTHIEQLRKQDSSPARDQELTSQLVALKQVLSQRLPITAYILAAKYLNDAIGYLSESLPLVEQTQVTFPMADNPLGGLAQRYLAALMAADRQAAIQLIVEEARRGTDIHTIYEHVFVPVQWEVGERWHNRTINIAQEHFCTATTELAAAQLYQFRQMLPRNGRMAVVTTVAGDLHGMGARIIADYLEMEGWKIYYLGVNTPTESLLHLLQDLQPDLLAMAASMPQHIPVVRELVAAKQQNLQLSQIKVLVGGAAFSTDPELWKTTGADAFAATPAAAVAWAKAVF
- a CDS encoding transporter, which codes for MRKTILLGLAVLTGTATRTLAQTSGDELTDSPFVRNIRPDRPGVTITTNMLYPGQVQLDAGMSQLPATGRFGARRTMSSATLRVGFFNHIELRATQNYLHAQPRPSTLETPTTLAVAGFAPLTVGAKFLASTVQNARSQVVVLAEMTLRNGDASFPAKTYEPSARLLISQMIGDRYGLEGNFGFTQKGFRAADTKRGQYLGSLALNGPLSNHFGFFSEAYVLGRQTWQPGVTTGVYWRPVPGFRVDANAGHQFNAPGGGLQLGAGVSLRLPN
- a CDS encoding YfiT family bacillithiol transferase translates to MSETDLRYPIGQAELPAGPLSSGARMALMAQLAMLPDQVRAAAAGLTPEQLNTPYRPGGWTVRQVLHHLPDSHMNAYMRFRLALTEDVPTIKPYDEGAWSELPDVAATSVGVSLSLLNALHSRWTTLLRQLTEEQWARCFYHPGSQKEFTLDQALAMYAWHGRHHLAHISSLRDREGWW
- a CDS encoding electron transfer flavoprotein subunit beta/FixA family protein, with the translated sequence MKFLVCISNVPDTTTKITFTPDNKEFNKAGVQFVINPWDEYALTRAIELKEAQGSGTVTVLNVGEADTEPNIRKALAIGADDAIRVNAHPKDAYFVAQQIASVAKEGGYDVILMGKESIDYNGFQVHGMVGEMLGIPTVAPAMKLDMNGNTATLEREIEGGKEIVEVNTPFVASCQQPMCEPRIPNMRGIMTARTKPLKVIEPVGEGARTEVAEYALPPKKQGVKLIPAESAGDLIKLLRNEAKVI